A stretch of the Panicum virgatum strain AP13 chromosome 9N, P.virgatum_v5, whole genome shotgun sequence genome encodes the following:
- the LOC120689931 gene encoding putative S-adenosyl-L-methionine-dependent methyltransferase Mvan_0910 codes for MSSSSSKPEKEEEREAPSPCMNGGAASSEGDKGGGYGGEEGQEGEEGEREFAAVMEQLAPEGVRALHARVEAEWGPVLQSACQTAAARALWARAVRDPAATVLAGERFLRGLHEKMRRDERAGAREVHGVMIAVRTLWFDARIEAAVDALGGDPQVVILGAGMDARAYRLNCLKECTVFELDFPELLEMKSDLLHEAMSSANHQKLTLMAKSLIRVPANIQDGDWVTKLQSCGYVPERNTIWVLEGIIYYLHNADAMQVLETIAASRFSAYTVLLADFMNKNATSISPTMYHFYHDSPDLLLPSIGFSKVTLTQIGDPQAHFGLLSHPENLFDKLRRLPRSMEKNPEDGTPCCRLYFVEASASPDDQIMCPLDHYLE; via the exons atgtcgtcgtcgtcgtcgaagccggagaaggaggaggagagggaggcgccgtcgccgtgcatgaatggcggcgcggcgtcgtCGGAGGGCGACAAAGGCGGCGGCTATGGCGGTGAGGAGggacaagaaggagaagaaggcgaGCGGGAGTTCGCGGCGGTGATGGAGCAGCTGGCGCCGGAGGGCGTGCGGGCGCTGCACGCGCGGGTGGAGGCGGAGTGGGGGCCCGTGCTGCAGAGCGCGTgccagacggcggcggcgcgggcgctgtGGGCCCGCGCGGTGCGCGACCCGGCCGCCACGGTGCTGGCCGGGGAGCGCTTCCTCAGGGGCCTCCACGAGAAGATGCGCCGCGACGagcgcgccggcgcgcgggaggtGCACGGCGTCATGATCGCCGTGCGGACGCTCTGGTTCGACGCCCGCATCGAGGCCGCCGTCGACGCGCTCGGCGGCGACCCCCAGGTCGTGATCCTCGGTGCAG gGATGGATGCGAGAGCCTATCGACTGAACTGCCTAAAGGAATGCACGGTATTTGAACTTGATTTCCCGGAGCTCCTAGAAATGAAATCTGATCTTCTGCACGAAGCAATGAGTTCTGCAAATCACCAGAAACTCACCCTGATGGCAAAATCATTGATTAGGGTTCCTGCCAACATACAAGATGGAGACTGGGTAACAAAGCTGCAGAGCTGTGGGTATGTTCCTGAAAGGAACACCATATGGGTGCTTGAAGGCATCATCTATTACCTTCACAATGCAGATGCAATGCAAGTCCTTGAAACCATTGCAGCCAGCCGGTTCTCAGCCTACACAGTGCTCCTGGCCGACTTCATGAACAAGAATGCGACATCGATCTCCCCGACAATGTACCATTTCTACCATGATAGCCCTGACCTCCTGCTGCCTTCAATTGGGTTCTCTAAGGTAACACTGACACAAATTGGAGATCCGCAGGCACATTTTGGGCTGCTAAGTCACCCAGAGAACCTATTTGATAAACTGAGGAGACTGCCAAGATCAATGGAAAAAAATCCGGAGGATGGCACACCATGCTGCAGATTGTATTTTGTGGAAGCCTCAGCCTCACCAGATGACCAGATCATGTGTCCACTGGATCACTACTTGGAATAG
- the LOC120689932 gene encoding uncharacterized protein LOC120689932 isoform X1, translating to MSGPMRAIHSLAAPPGPTPARPPLRRGAAAASPLGRSTDPQPSPPTPPSLASRRAVLLALVLAAAPARPAAAAFSLGIPGPKELLREQKKKSASFLLAPIAASRDTLLKAQALLASPTASAEDAEEVRGRIGAAGRDCVPRQRNSIVAFQSKTGVEVCTFSLILKNAASLLANKDPLKVEADTRLGELIQSFSDLGTVVENSNFELIGDREKMKDGLLSTISALDKFEQSVKDCLGV from the exons ATGAGCGGCCCAATGCGCGCCATCCACTCGCTCGCCGCGCCACCGGGTCCAACGCCGGCGAGGCCACCTCTCCgccgcggtgcggcggcggcctctccCCTCGGGAGGTCCACGGACCCGCAACCGtcgccgcctacgcctccgagCCTCGCCTCCCGCCGCGCCGTGCTCCTCGCCCTCGTcctggccgcggcgccggcgcgccccgccgccgccgccttctccctcGGCATCC CTGGGCCCAAGGAGCTGTTGcgggagcagaagaagaagtCGGCGTCCTTCCTCCTCGCGCCCATCGCCGCATCCCGCGACACCCTCCTCAAAGCCCAAGCTCTCCTCG CTTCCCCAACTGCGTCTGCCGAGGACGCCGAGGAGGTGAGGGGGCGGATCGGTGCGGCGGGGAGGGACTGCGTTCCGCGGCAGAGGAACTCGATCGTCGCGTTCCAGTCGAAGACTGGCGTTGAG GTCTGCACGTTCAGTTTGATACTGAAGAATGCTGCGTCGCTGCTTGCCAATAAGGATCCTCTCAAGGTTGAAGCTGATACTAGGCTTGGGGAGCTCATACA GTCATTCTCCGACCTAGGAACTGTGGTGGAGAACAGTAATTTTGAGCTCATTGGTGACAG AGAGAAGATGAAGGATGGCTTGCTGAGCACTATCTCTGCCCTTGACAAGTTTGAACAGAGTGTTAAAGACTGTCTAGGTGTTTAg
- the LOC120689932 gene encoding uncharacterized protein LOC120689932 isoform X2 encodes MSGPMRAIHSLAAPPGPTPARPPLRRGAAAASPLGRSTDPQPSPPTPPSLASRRAVLLALVLAAAPARPAAAAFSLGIPGPKELLREQKKKSASFLLAPIAASRDTLLKAQALLASPTASAEDAEEVRGRIGAAGRDCVPRQRNSIVAFQSKTGVEVCTFSLILKNAASLLANKDPLKDSRFTDFLQVILRPRNCGGEQ; translated from the exons ATGAGCGGCCCAATGCGCGCCATCCACTCGCTCGCCGCGCCACCGGGTCCAACGCCGGCGAGGCCACCTCTCCgccgcggtgcggcggcggcctctccCCTCGGGAGGTCCACGGACCCGCAACCGtcgccgcctacgcctccgagCCTCGCCTCCCGCCGCGCCGTGCTCCTCGCCCTCGTcctggccgcggcgccggcgcgccccgccgccgccgccttctccctcGGCATCC CTGGGCCCAAGGAGCTGTTGcgggagcagaagaagaagtCGGCGTCCTTCCTCCTCGCGCCCATCGCCGCATCCCGCGACACCCTCCTCAAAGCCCAAGCTCTCCTCG CTTCCCCAACTGCGTCTGCCGAGGACGCCGAGGAGGTGAGGGGGCGGATCGGTGCGGCGGGGAGGGACTGCGTTCCGCGGCAGAGGAACTCGATCGTCGCGTTCCAGTCGAAGACTGGCGTTGAG GTCTGCACGTTCAGTTTGATACTGAAGAATGCTGCGTCGCTGCTTGCCAATAAGGATCCTCTCAAG GACTCAAGGTTCACTGATTTTCTGCAGGTCATTCTCCGACCTAGGAACTGTGGTGGAGAACAGTAA
- the LOC120689933 gene encoding 5'-nucleotidase domain-containing protein 4-like isoform X1: MLLSRRPLAAALHLAPLSPPLLLFFASASSSCSPAAASASGGSRGCSAVRMDSGAVETASTWAVWSTPSAEPRSISIGKEIFCNRSLNMRNITAVGFDMDYTLAQYKPETFESLAYYGTIEKLVKDLNYPEELLTWEFDWKYMVRGLVLDKKRGNILKMDRHKYVKVAYHGFRELSKEEKVAAYGSTLIRDSFDEPDYALIDTLFSLGEAYLFAQLVDFMDSNPGKVPAGTDYPLMYKDVRSAVDLCHRDGTLKRMVAKDPGRYINEDLAIVPMLEMIKKSGRSTFLVTNSLWDYTNVVMNYLCGPYTSDAGSGLNHKWLQYFDIVITGSSKPSFFHDDNRAGLFEVEPDSGKLLNADIQIGSPRSSRQHAMPVHKVYQGGNVGHLHRLLSIASSSQILYVGDHIYGDILRSKKVLGWRTMLVIPELEHEVKLLSESKSTRKELRHLRMERDSIEDRIHHLEWSLKFDDLTENQKEKLFSEHVNLLQQREHARRLHQEAQRQHHQKFHKVWGQLMKTGYQNSRFAHQVERFACLYSSQVTNFGLYSPNKYYRPSEDYMPHEFDVLEL, from the exons ATGCTCTTGTCCAGgaggcccctcgccgccgcgctccaccTCGCGCCCCTCTCGCCTCCCTTGCTCCTCTTCTTCGCGTCCGCGTCGTCGTCGTGCTCGCCCGCCGCAGCGTCGGCCTCCGGCGGGTCCAGAG GTTGTAGTGCTGTAAGGATGGACAGCGGTGCAGTGGAAACAGCATCCACTTGGGCAGTATGGTCAACACCTTCGGCAGAACCGAGAAGCATTTCTATCGGGAAGGAGATATTCTGCAACAGGTCACTCAACATGAGGAACATCACAGCAGTGGGATTTGATATGGACTACACTCTTGCACAGTACAAGCCTGAGACCTTCGAGTCCCTTGCTTACTATGGTACAATTGAGAAGCTTGTGAAGGATCTGAACTACCCTGAAGAG CTGTTGACTTGGGAGTTTGATTGGAAATACATGGTCAGAGGATTAGTTCTTGATAAGAAGAGAGGAAATATTTTGAAG ATGGACCGACACAAGTATGTAAAAGTTGCATACCATGGTTTTAGGGAATTGTCGAAAGAAGAAAAAGTTGCTGCTTATGGGAGTACATTGATAAGAGACTCATTTGATGAACCTGATTATGCCCTTATAGATACACTTTTCTCATTGGGTGAAGCTTATCTATTTGCTCAGCTTGTTGATTTCATGGACAGTAATCCTGGAAAAGTACCTGCAGGCACAGA CTATCCGCTTATGTATAAAGATGTGAGGTCTGCGGTTGACTTGTGTCATCGTGATGGAACATTAAAGCGGATGGTTGCGAAGGACCCTGGCAG GTACATCAATGAGGACTTGGCAATTGTACCAATGCTTGAAATGATAAAAAAATCTGGACGCTCAACATTCTTGGTGACAAATAG TTTGTGGGACTATACCAATGTTGTCATGAACTACCTTTGTGGACCATACACTTCAGATGCAGGATCTGGTCTCAACCACAAGTGGCTTCAATATTTCGATATTGTAATAACTGGCAG TTCAAAGCCAAGTTTCTTCCACGATGATAACCGTGCGGGACTCTTTGAAGTTGAGCCTGATTCCGGAAAACTTCTAAATGCTGATATTCAG ATTGGAAGCCCAAGATCAAGTCGTCAGCATGCAATGCCAGTTCACAAAGTTTACCAG GGAGGCAATGTTGGTCATCTTCACAGATTACTTTCTATTGCTTCTAGTTCACAG ATCCTCTATGTTGGCGATCACATATACGGAGATATTTTGCGCAGCAAGAAAGTTCTGG GCTGGCGGACTATGCTGGTGATTCCAGAACTGGAGCATGAGGTGAAGCTTCTTTCAGAATCAAAGTCGACTCGGAAG GAGCTTAGGCATCTTAGAATGGAGCGTGATTCAATTGAAGACAGAATCCATCATCTTGAATGGTCTCTTAA ATTTGATGATCTCACAGAAAATCAGAAGGAAAAGTTGTTCTCTGAACATGTCAATCTGCTG CAACAGCGAGAGCATGCTCGTCGCCTTCATCAAGAGGCTCAAAGGCAACACCATCAGAAG TTTCATAAGGTGTGGGGACAGCTCATGAAGACTGGGTACCAAAATTCCCGATTTGCTCATCAG GTCGAGAGGTTTGCGTGCCTGTATAGCAGCCAGGTTACAAACTTCGGTTTGTATTCCCCCAACAAGTACTATCGCCCGAGCGAAGATTACATGCCCCATGAGTTCGATGTGCTTGAGCTGTAG
- the LOC120689933 gene encoding 5'-nucleotidase domain-containing protein 4-like isoform X2 — protein MDSGAVETASTWAVWSTPSAEPRSISIGKEIFCNRSLNMRNITAVGFDMDYTLAQYKPETFESLAYYGTIEKLVKDLNYPEELLTWEFDWKYMVRGLVLDKKRGNILKMDRHKYVKVAYHGFRELSKEEKVAAYGSTLIRDSFDEPDYALIDTLFSLGEAYLFAQLVDFMDSNPGKVPAGTDYPLMYKDVRSAVDLCHRDGTLKRMVAKDPGRYINEDLAIVPMLEMIKKSGRSTFLVTNSLWDYTNVVMNYLCGPYTSDAGSGLNHKWLQYFDIVITGSSKPSFFHDDNRAGLFEVEPDSGKLLNADIQIGSPRSSRQHAMPVHKVYQGGNVGHLHRLLSIASSSQILYVGDHIYGDILRSKKVLGWRTMLVIPELEHEVKLLSESKSTRKELRHLRMERDSIEDRIHHLEWSLKFDDLTENQKEKLFSEHVNLLQQREHARRLHQEAQRQHHQKFHKVWGQLMKTGYQNSRFAHQVERFACLYSSQVTNFGLYSPNKYYRPSEDYMPHEFDVLEL, from the exons ATGGACAGCGGTGCAGTGGAAACAGCATCCACTTGGGCAGTATGGTCAACACCTTCGGCAGAACCGAGAAGCATTTCTATCGGGAAGGAGATATTCTGCAACAGGTCACTCAACATGAGGAACATCACAGCAGTGGGATTTGATATGGACTACACTCTTGCACAGTACAAGCCTGAGACCTTCGAGTCCCTTGCTTACTATGGTACAATTGAGAAGCTTGTGAAGGATCTGAACTACCCTGAAGAG CTGTTGACTTGGGAGTTTGATTGGAAATACATGGTCAGAGGATTAGTTCTTGATAAGAAGAGAGGAAATATTTTGAAG ATGGACCGACACAAGTATGTAAAAGTTGCATACCATGGTTTTAGGGAATTGTCGAAAGAAGAAAAAGTTGCTGCTTATGGGAGTACATTGATAAGAGACTCATTTGATGAACCTGATTATGCCCTTATAGATACACTTTTCTCATTGGGTGAAGCTTATCTATTTGCTCAGCTTGTTGATTTCATGGACAGTAATCCTGGAAAAGTACCTGCAGGCACAGA CTATCCGCTTATGTATAAAGATGTGAGGTCTGCGGTTGACTTGTGTCATCGTGATGGAACATTAAAGCGGATGGTTGCGAAGGACCCTGGCAG GTACATCAATGAGGACTTGGCAATTGTACCAATGCTTGAAATGATAAAAAAATCTGGACGCTCAACATTCTTGGTGACAAATAG TTTGTGGGACTATACCAATGTTGTCATGAACTACCTTTGTGGACCATACACTTCAGATGCAGGATCTGGTCTCAACCACAAGTGGCTTCAATATTTCGATATTGTAATAACTGGCAG TTCAAAGCCAAGTTTCTTCCACGATGATAACCGTGCGGGACTCTTTGAAGTTGAGCCTGATTCCGGAAAACTTCTAAATGCTGATATTCAG ATTGGAAGCCCAAGATCAAGTCGTCAGCATGCAATGCCAGTTCACAAAGTTTACCAG GGAGGCAATGTTGGTCATCTTCACAGATTACTTTCTATTGCTTCTAGTTCACAG ATCCTCTATGTTGGCGATCACATATACGGAGATATTTTGCGCAGCAAGAAAGTTCTGG GCTGGCGGACTATGCTGGTGATTCCAGAACTGGAGCATGAGGTGAAGCTTCTTTCAGAATCAAAGTCGACTCGGAAG GAGCTTAGGCATCTTAGAATGGAGCGTGATTCAATTGAAGACAGAATCCATCATCTTGAATGGTCTCTTAA ATTTGATGATCTCACAGAAAATCAGAAGGAAAAGTTGTTCTCTGAACATGTCAATCTGCTG CAACAGCGAGAGCATGCTCGTCGCCTTCATCAAGAGGCTCAAAGGCAACACCATCAGAAG TTTCATAAGGTGTGGGGACAGCTCATGAAGACTGGGTACCAAAATTCCCGATTTGCTCATCAG GTCGAGAGGTTTGCGTGCCTGTATAGCAGCCAGGTTACAAACTTCGGTTTGTATTCCCCCAACAAGTACTATCGCCCGAGCGAAGATTACATGCCCCATGAGTTCGATGTGCTTGAGCTGTAG
- the LOC120689934 gene encoding NADH-ubiquinone oxidoreductase subunit 8 produces the protein MAALLARQAAQALRAKQTAQLGPAATAMQGHLRTYMNAGTPKRFKEDEEKEQLAKEIAKDWNAVFERSINTLFLTEMVRGLSLTLKYFFERKVTINYPFEKGPLSPRFRGEHALRRYESGEERCIACKLCEAICPAQAITIEAEEREDGSRRTTRYDIDMTKCIYCGFCQEACPVDAIVEGPNFEFATETHEELLYDKEKLLENGDRWETEIAENLRSESLYR, from the exons ATGGCGGCGCTCCTAGCCCGGCAGGCAGCGCAGGCGCTCCGCGCGAAACAGACG GCGCAGCTCGGCCCGGCCGCGACGGCGATGCAGGGGCACCTCCGGACCTACATGAACGCTGGGACGCCCAAGAGGTTCAAAG AGGATGAGGAGAAAGAACAGCTTGCGAAGGAGATTGCAAAAGATTGGAATGCTG TGTTTGAAAGGAGCATCAATACATTGTTTCTGACTGAAATGGTCCGTGGTTTGAGTCTGACGCTGAAGTACTTCTTCGAAAGGAAAGTTACT ATTAACTATCCCTTTGAGAAGGGTCCTCTGAGTCCCCGCTTCCGAGGAGAGCATGCTCTCAGACGTTATGAATCTGGGGAAGAGCGTTGCATTGCTTGTAAACTATGCGAGGCT ATATGCCCAGCTCAGGCAATCACAATTGAAGCTGAAGAACGTGAAGATGGCAGTCGCCGAACCACAAG GTATGATATTGACATGACCAAATGCATTTACTGTGGTTTCTGCCAAGAGGCTTGCCCAGTTGATGCAATTGTTGAGGGGCCAAACTTTGAGTTTGCTACTGAGACCCACGAG GAACTGCTGTACGACAAGGAGAAACTGCTTGAGAACGGTGACCGCTGGGAGACCGAGATTGCTGAGAACTTGAGATCTGAGAGCCTCTACCGCTGA
- the LOC120689935 gene encoding tubulin alpha-3 chain, producing MRECISVHIGQAGIQVGNACWELYCLEHGIQPDGHMPGDKTVGHYDDAFTTFFSQTGAGKYVPRAIFVDLEPTVIDEVRTGMYRQLFHPEQLISGKEDAANNFARGHYTIGKEIVDLCLDRIRKLADNCTGLQGFLVFNAVGGGTGSGLGSLLLERLSVDYGKKSKLGFTVYPSPQVSTSVVEPYNSVLSTHSLLEHTDVSILLDNEAIYDICRRSLDIERPNYSNLNRLVSQVISSLTASLRFDGALNVDVNEFQTNLVPYPRIHFMLSSYAPVISAEKAYHEQLSVAEITNSAFEPANMMVKCDPRHGKYMACCLMYRGDVVPKDVNAAVATIKTKRTIQFVDWCPTGFKCGINYQAPTVVPGGDLAKVQRAVCMISNSTSVAEVFSRIDRKFDLMYAKRAFVHWYVGEGMEEGEFTEAREDLAALEKDYEEVGAEGGGDEDEEDEEY from the exons ATGAGGGAGTGCATCTCGGTCCACATCGGGCAGGCCGGCATCCAGGTCGGCAACGCGTGCTGGGAGCTTTACTGCCTTGAGCACGGCATCCAg CCTGATGGCCATATGCCCGGAGACAAGACTGTGGGACACTATGATGATGCCTTCACCACCTTCTTCAGCCAGACCGGCGCAGGGAAGTACGTGCCTCGTGCAATCTTCGTTGATCTTGAACCCACTGTGATCGATGAGGTGCGCACTGGCATGTACCGTCAGCTCTTCCACCCTGAGCAGCTCATCAGTGGCAAGGAGGATGCTGCCAACAACTTTGCCCGTGGACACTACACAA TTGGCAAGGAGATCGTTGACCTGTGCCTTGACCGCATCCGCAAGCTTGCTGACAACTGCACTGGCCTTCAGGGCTTCCTGGTCTTCAATGCTgttggtggtggcactggttcTGGCCTTGGTTCGCTCCTCCTCGAGCGCCTGTCTGTGGACTATGGCAAGAAATCCAAACTGGGCTTCACTGTATACCCATCTCCCCAGGTGTCAACCTCCGTTGTTGAGCCCTACAACAGCGTGCTCTCCACTCACTCACTCTTGGAGCACACTGATGTCTCCATCCTGCTCGACAACGAGGCCATCTATGACATCTGCAGGCGCTCATTGGACATTGAGAGGCCCAACTACTCCAACCTGAATCGCCTTGTGTCTCAG GTTATCTCATCGCTGACTGCTTCCCTGAGGTTTGATGGTGCCCTCAATGTGGATGTGAACGAGTTCCAGACCAACCTGGTTCCTTACCCAAGGATCCACTTCATGCTGTCGTCGTATGCACCAGTGATCTCAGCAGAGAAGGCCTACCATGAGCAGCTGTCGGTGGCGGAGATCACCAACAGCGCGTTCGAGCCGGCGAACATGATGGTCAAGTGCGACCCTCGGCACGGCAAGTACATGGCGTGCTGCCTGATGTACCGTGGTGACGTGGTGCCCAAGGATGTCAATGCTGCTGTGGCCACCATCAAGACGAAGCGCACGATCCAGTTCGTGGACTGGTGCCCGACGGGGTTCAAGTGCGGCATCAACTACCAGGCGCCAACTGTGGTGcccggcggcgacctcgccaAGGTGCAGCGCGCCGTGTGCATGATCTCCAACTCCACCAGCGTCGCTGAGGTGTTCTCCCGCATCGACCGCAAGTTCGACCTCATGTATGCCAAGCGCGCCTTCGTGCACTGGTACGTCGGCGAGGGCATGGAGGAGGGGGAGTTCACAGAGGCCCGTGAGGACCTGGCCGCCCTGGAGAAAGACTACGAGGAGGTGGGTGCTGAGGGCGGGGGtgatgaggacgaggaggacgaggagtaCTGA